One Archocentrus centrarchus isolate MPI-CPG fArcCen1 chromosome 10, fArcCen1, whole genome shotgun sequence genomic region harbors:
- the LOC115787157 gene encoding uncharacterized protein LOC115787157, with the protein MIVLWITVFWLHRGYSLVPVKTVQVGEPATLTCAIPKELSSRGVKWYKQSVGDSLKLILTLIKSTAEYDPGFSSLRFRVNDDENFTSLTILKTVQEDEGLYHCVNTEWIGTTWSGTYLLVKGNTQRTSNYTVSQLLIEPNPVRPGDTMTLQCSVFSDSEDKTCPGDLNVLWFRAGSDKSHPNIIYTHKNRRNEYETRSETQQSCVFRYSKNVSSSDAGTYYCAVATCGEILFGNGTTLDIQVPSTQSGFIQMTILIICLAISVTGNIFLICNQRICKQFKGAEHCIPDTQTDNLRQTTVVDEELNYAALNFSERKTRGRRKRECAEDSVYAQVKC; encoded by the exons ATGATCGTCTTATGGATTACAGTGTTCTGGCTTCACCGGGGAT ATTCTCTGGTTCCAGTGAAAACTGTTCAGGTTGGTGAACCAGCAACTTTAACATGTGCTATACCCAAAGAGCTGAGCAGTAGAGGAGTCAAATGGTACAAACAGAGCGTTGGGGATAGTCTTAAATTAATACTTACACTGATCAAATCTACAGCTGAATATGATCCTGGATTTTCTAGTTTAAGATTTCGAGTAAATGATGATGAGAATTTTACCAGCCTGACCATTTTGAAGACAGTTCAAGAGGATGAGGGACTCTATCACTGCGTGAACACAGAATGGATTGGAACTACATGGAGTGGAACATATTTGTTAGTAAAAG GAAACACTCAGAGGACATCAAACTATACAGTCAGTCAGTTGCTGATAGAACCAAATCCAGTCCGTCCAGGAGACACAATGACTCTCCAGTGTTCAGTCTTCTCTGACTCTGAGGACAAGACATGTCCAGGAGATCTCAATGTCCTCTGGTTCAGAGCTGGATCAGATAAATCTCATCCAAACATCATCTACACTCACAAAAACAGACGTAATGAATACGAGACAAGATCTGAGACTCAGCAGAGTTGTGTTTTTCGCTACTCTAAGAACGTCAGCTCCTCTGATGCTGGGACTTATTACTGTGCTGTGGCCACATGTGGGGAGatattatttggaaatggaacTACACTGGATATTCAAG tgccATCCACACAGTCAGGATTTATTCAGATGACCATATTAATAATCTGTTTGGCCATTTCTGTCACTGGAAATATTTTCCTCATCTGCAACCAAAGAATATGTAAACAATTTAAAG GAGCAGAACATTGTATACCAGATACACAAACTGACAACTTACGGCAGACG ACTGTAGTTGATGAAGAACTAAACTATGCTGCGCTGAATttctctgaaagaaaaacaagaggaagaaggaagAGAGAGTGTGCAGAGGACAGTGTCTACGCTCAAGTTAAATGCTGA
- the LOC115787129 gene encoding signal-regulatory protein beta-2-like — protein MLIIFYILLSFRLGRSTDDLFFVTKTIDVGDNVTLTCPRLTSELEATLYWIRIVSGNHPEFLGGTFTFDYGGINKTPHITAKQGPGTFTLEISKTKLNDSGLYYCIKVDQLDMEFLNATFLKINGPDPAITDIIQVPQSGPLRPGDPVTLQCLVLSDSENKTCPGNHRVFWFSPRADNSHPNLIYAHENNDSCERSPEDSSTQKCVYSFSKNVSSSDAGSYYCAVATCGQILFGNGTKLDIKALNMWDLQKANTVLFLLCAALATSLIVIAFLICTIKKKTSNYGGTGSDDQQSQQRVENPVVYSAPNINRRKNSNSEPRNKRAAKGGTVYTDVSAFAVE, from the exons ATGCTGATCATATTTTATATACTGCTGAGCTTCAGACTTGGTC gaaGCACAGATGATCTGTTCTTTGTAACAAAGACTATTGATGTTGGAGATAATGTGACTCTGACATGCCCGCGCCTGACATCTGAACTTGAAGCAACCTTGTATTGGATCAGGATTGTTTCTGGAAACCATCCTGAATTCTTGGGAGGAACATTTACCTTTGATTATGGTGGTATTAACAAGACTCCtcatattacagcaaaacaagGGCCTGGAACCTTTACTCTGGAAATAAGCAAAACTAAGCTAAACGACTCTGGTCTTTATTACTGCATAAAAGTAGATCAACTCGACATGGAATTTTTGAATGCAACATTTCTCAAAATTAAcg GGCCAGATCCAGCGATCACTGACATCATTCAGGTGCCCCAATCTGGTCCCCTCCGTCCAGGAGACCCAGTGACTCTGCAGTGTTTGgttctctctgactctgagaacAAAACATGTCCTGGGAATCACCGAGTATTTTGGTTCAGCCCTAGAGCTGATAACTCTCATCCCAACTTAATTTATGCTCATGAAAATAATGACAGCTGTGAGAGGAGTCCAGAGGATTCCTCTACACAGAAATGTGTCTACAGCTTCTCCAAGAACGTCAGCTCCTCTGATGCTGGGTCTTACTACTGTGCTGTGGCCACATGTGGACAGATACTTTTTGGAAATGGAACAAAACTGGACATTAAAg CACTCAACATGTGGGACTTGCAGAAGGCCAATACAGTTCTCTTTCTGTTATGTGCTGCTTTGGCTACAAGTCTGATTGTTATAGCCTTCCTCATTTGTACCATCAAGAAGAAAACTTCCAATT AtggtggaacaggaagtgatgatcAGCAGAGTCAACAG aGAGTTGAGAACCCAGTGGTTTACTCTGCCCCAAACATCAACAGGAGGAAAAACAGCAACTCAGAGCCGAGGAATAAAAGAGCAGCAAAGGGCGGGACGGTCTACACTGACGTCAGTGCTTTTGCAGTGGAGTAA
- the LOC115787130 gene encoding signal-regulatory protein beta-2-like — protein MIILWVTLLVLHQGYTLVSITTVSLGEPVTFPCVLPKTEFSRREVDWYKQSAGDFLKVMWTLKESAEPEFAPEFNDSRWKVNYDENFTNLTRTNQEDEGIYHCGITEWFQNTKWTGTYLLVKGHTQRTSSYTVVQPPLMKVHSGDSVTLQCSVLSDSDNKTCPGDLTVLWFRAGSHSSHPKFIYTDRNRSEECDNRSEPQKSCVYHFSKTVSPSDEGNYYCAVATCWEMLFGNGTKLQIEQVAGSEFIALIITIICLVISAIVNIVLICCRTQRVACGQFKGVLVHGQGEQMPRDGQQVYF, from the exons ATGATCATATTATGGGTTACACTGCTTGTTCTTCATCAAGGAT ATACCCTTGTTTCAATAACTACAGTTTCTCTTGGTGAACCTGTAACCTTCCCGTGTGTCCTGCCTAAGACTGAGTTCAGTCGTAGAGAAGTCGACTGGTACAAGCAGAGTGCCGGGGACTTTCTGAAAGTGATGTGGACACTGAAGGAATCTGCAGAACCGGAGTTTGCCCCCGAGTTTAATGACTCAAGATGGAAGGTTAATTACGATGAAAATTTCACCAACCTGACCAGGACAAACCAAGAGGACGAGGGAATCTATCACTGTGGAATCACAGAGTGGTTCCAGAATACAAAATGGACCGGGACCTATTTGTTAGTAAAGG gaCACACTCAAAGGACATCAAGCTATACTGTTGTTCAGCCACCACTGATGAAAGTCCACTCAGGAGATTCAGTGACTCTCCAGTGCTCAGTCCTCTCTGACTCAGACAATAAGACATGTCCAGGAGATCTCACTGTGCTCTGGTTCAGAGCCGGCTCACATTCATCTCATCCAAAATTCATCTACACTGACAGAAACAGAAGTGAAGAATGTGATAACAGATCTGAACCCCAGAAGAGCTGCGTTTATCATTTTTCTAAAACTGTCAGCCCCTCGGATGAAGGGAATTATTACTGTGCCGTGGCCACATGTTGGGAAATGTTATTTGGAAATGGAACTAAACTTCAAATAG AGCAAGTAGCAGGTTCTGAATTTATTGCGCTGATCATAACAATAATCTGCTTGGTTATTTCTGCCATTGTCAATATTGTTTTGATCTGTTGCCGAACTCAAAGAGTAGCATGTGGACAATTTAAAG GGGTTCTGGTTCATGGACAAGGAGAGCAAATGCCTAGAGATGGGCAGCAAGTGTACTTTTAA
- the LOC115787131 gene encoding uncharacterized protein LOC115787131 has translation MIVLWIILVFLHQGYTLVPVKTVQLGEPAKLTCALPKVLSSRGVHWYKQSVGDTLKLIVTLYETSKPEFGQEIFKSRFQAQYDKNFSNLTILKTNQDDEGIYHCGIIEWINTEWSGTYLLVKGNNQMTSNYSVVQRPTASNPLRSGDSATLQCSVHSDSDSVCPTDHNVFWFRAGSDKLHPSVIYTAGNSHNECEKISESEQRCVYHFSKNISSSDAGTYYCAVATCGEILFGNGATLDIQGIIFCQMLKPIPRTNKDMLFSSNPLIVRMPWFLNT, from the exons ATGATCGTGTTATggattattttggtttttcttcATCAAGGAT ATACTTTGGTTCCAGTGAAAACTGTTCAGCTTGGTGAACCCGCAAAATTAACATGTGCTTTACCCAAAGTACTCAGCAGCAGAGGAGTCCACTGGTACAAGCAGAGTGTCGGGGATACTCTTAAATTAATAGTGACACTGTATGAAACTTCTAAACCTGAATTTGGTCaagaaatatttaaatcaaGATTTCAAGCACAGTATGATAAGAATTTTAGCAACTTGACCATTTTGAAGACGAACCAAGATGATGAGGGAATCTATCACTGTGGAATCATAGAATGGATTAATACTGAATGGAGCGGGACATATTTGTTAGTAAAAG GAAACAATCAGATGACATCAAACTACAGTGTTGTTCAGCGGCCAACGGCATCAAATCCACTCCGTTCAGGAGATTCAGCGACCCTGCAGTGTTCAGTCCACTCTGATTCTGACAGCGTGTGTCCCACTGATCATAATGTGTTCTGGTTCAGAGCGGGATCAGATAAATTACATCCAAGTGTCATCTACACTGCTGGAAACAGTCATAATGAATGTGAGAAAATATCTGAGTCTGAGCAGAGATGTGTTTATCACTTTTCTAAGAACATCAGCTCCTCTGATGCTGGGACTTATTACTGTGCTGTGGCCACATGTGGGGAGatattatttggaaatggaGCTACACTGGATATTCAAGgtatcattttctgtcaa ATGCTCAAACCAATACCTCGCACCAACAAGGACATGCTATT TTCCAGTAACCCACTTATCGTCAgaatgccctggttcctcaacacctga
- the LOC115787132 gene encoding signal-regulatory protein beta-2-like → MIVLWIILLFLHQGYTLVPVKTVQLGEPAKLTCALPKVLSSRGVHWYKQSVGDTLKLIVTLYETSKPEFGQEIFKSRFQAQYDKNFSNLTILKTNQDDEGIYHCGIIEWINTEWSGTYLLVKGNNQMTSNYSVVQRPTASNPLRSGDSATLQCSVHSDSDSVCPTDHNVFWFRAGSDKLHPSVIYTAGNSHNECEKISESEQRCVYRFSKNVSSSDAGTYYCAVATCGEILFGNGATLDSQERNICSLSASIIIFPACTFLSISLFLTAVLMKSFTGQKRQQNNATSVFSAVVFTVMIADRGELDAKKAERQQIYRTVKAFGLD, encoded by the exons ATGATCGTGTTATGgattattttgctttttcttcatCAAGGAT ATACTTTGGTTCCAGTGAAAACTGTTCAGCTTGGTGAACCCGCAAAATTAACATGTGCTTTACCCAAAGTACTCAGCAGCAGAGGAGTCCACTGGTACAAGCAGAGTGTCGGGGATACTCTTAAATTAATAGTGACACTGTATGAAACTTCTAAACCTGAATTTGGTCaagaaatatttaaatcaaGATTTCAAGCACAATATGATAAGAATTTTAGCAACTTGACCATTTTGAAGACGAACCAAGATGATGAGGGAATCTATCACTGTGGAATCATAGAATGGATTAATACTGAATGGAGCGGGACATATTTGTTAGTAAAAG GAAACAATCAGATGACATCAAACTACAGTGTTGTTCAGCGGCCAACGGCATCAAATCCACTCCGTTCAGGAGATTCAGCGACCCTGCAGTGTTCAGTCCACTCTGATTCTGACAGCGTGTGTCCCACTGATCATAATGTGTTCTGGTTCAGAGCGGGATCAGATAAATTACATCCAAGTGTCATCTACACTGCTGGAAACAGTCATAATGAATGTGAGAAAATATCTGAGTCTGAGCAGAGATGTGTTTATCGCTTCTCTAAGAACGTCAGCTCCTCTGATGCTGGGACTTATTACTGTGCTGTGGCCACATGTGGGGAGatattatttggaaatggaGCTACACTGGACAGTCAAG AAAGAAACATCTGCTCACTGAGTGCCAGTATAATAATTTTTCCAGCGTGCACTTTCTTGAGTATAAGTCTGTTTCTTACAGCTGTACTCATGAAAAGCTTTACTGGCCAGAAAAGACAACAG AATAATGCCACATCAGTGttttctgctgttgtgtttacCGTGATGATAGCTGACAGAGGTGAACTGGATGCAAAGAAAGCGGAGAGGCAGCAGATCTACAGGACTGTCAAGGCTTTTGGGCTGGATTAG